In one window of Bizionia sp. M204 DNA:
- a CDS encoding heavy metal translocating P-type ATPase, which translates to MKKKKVNLRDLKPSSEKEHNHDDGHNHSASSYNFKVYIPAIISFAMLIIGIILDYFDMPFFKDGIRIIWYGAAYLPVGLPVIKEGWESIKKGDFFTEFFLMSIATIGAFVIGQYPEGVAVMLFYAVGELFQSAAVNRAKGNIKALLDVRPKEANVFREGDYKSVSPEVVNIGEKIQIRVGEKIPLDGILLSEKASLNTAALTGESKPDSIQKEAKVYAGSINLESVIEVEVTNKFEDSSIARILDLVQNATARKSKTELFIRQFARIYTPIVVFLAIGVTFIPYFFVDDYIFRDWLYRALIFLVISCPCALVISIPLGYFGGLGAASKNGILFKGASFLDAMTKINTLVMDKTGTVTKGVFKIKEIKAIGWKEPEFMKYLMAMEEQSTHPIAKAIMEYKADGEDFQATKVTEIAGKGLKGTVNGKTVLVGNKALMISNNIEVLSETDSIVESIVMVSIEGKFAGYVIIADELKDDAHEAIKQIRESGISKIIMLSGDKDSITQQVAKEMGIDTAKGGLLPEDKLNEVEKLMSENDGRVAFIGDGINDAPVLAASDVGIAMGGLGSDVAIETADVIIQTDQPSKIAKAIKIGRSTRSIVYQNIALAFGVKAVVLVLGAGGLATMWEAVFADVGVALLAILNAVRLQKMKWK; encoded by the coding sequence ATGAAAAAAAAGAAAGTTAATTTAAGAGATTTAAAACCAAGTTCGGAAAAAGAGCATAACCACGATGATGGACACAATCACAGTGCTTCATCATATAACTTCAAGGTCTATATTCCCGCCATTATAAGTTTTGCAATGCTTATTATTGGTATAATACTGGATTATTTTGATATGCCTTTTTTTAAAGATGGGATACGAATTATTTGGTATGGTGCCGCTTATTTACCTGTTGGACTTCCAGTAATCAAAGAAGGATGGGAAAGCATTAAAAAAGGCGACTTTTTTACAGAGTTCTTTTTAATGTCCATCGCTACCATTGGTGCATTTGTAATTGGCCAATATCCCGAAGGTGTTGCAGTAATGCTATTTTATGCAGTAGGCGAATTATTTCAAAGTGCTGCTGTAAATCGTGCAAAAGGAAATATAAAAGCATTATTAGATGTTAGACCTAAAGAAGCCAATGTATTTCGTGAGGGAGATTATAAAAGTGTTTCGCCTGAAGTTGTCAATATTGGAGAGAAAATTCAAATTCGTGTAGGTGAAAAAATTCCATTGGATGGCATTTTATTATCCGAAAAAGCATCTTTAAATACAGCTGCGTTAACAGGAGAAAGCAAACCAGATTCCATTCAAAAAGAAGCAAAGGTTTACGCGGGTAGTATTAATTTGGAAAGCGTTATTGAAGTTGAGGTAACCAATAAGTTTGAAGACAGTTCTATTGCGAGAATATTAGACTTGGTTCAAAATGCAACAGCACGTAAATCTAAAACAGAATTATTCATCAGACAGTTTGCTCGTATCTACACACCAATTGTAGTGTTTTTAGCTATTGGTGTTACTTTTATACCTTACTTTTTTGTAGATGATTATATATTTAGAGATTGGTTATACAGAGCATTAATATTCTTGGTAATATCTTGTCCTTGTGCGTTAGTGATTTCAATTCCATTAGGATATTTCGGTGGATTGGGAGCAGCTTCAAAAAATGGAATATTATTTAAAGGTGCTTCATTTTTAGATGCAATGACCAAGATAAATACTTTGGTAATGGACAAAACAGGAACCGTAACTAAAGGTGTTTTTAAAATCAAAGAAATAAAAGCCATTGGTTGGAAAGAACCTGAATTTATGAAATACCTAATGGCGATGGAAGAACAATCCACTCATCCCATTGCCAAGGCAATTATGGAATATAAAGCCGATGGCGAAGATTTTCAAGCTACCAAAGTAACTGAAATAGCAGGAAAAGGCTTAAAAGGAACAGTAAACGGCAAAACCGTATTGGTTGGGAATAAAGCATTGATGATTTCAAACAATATCGAAGTTCTATCTGAAACCGACAGCATTGTAGAATCTATCGTGATGGTTTCCATTGAAGGCAAATTTGCAGGCTATGTAATCATTGCAGATGAGTTAAAGGATGATGCACACGAAGCCATTAAACAAATTCGGGAATCTGGTATTTCAAAAATCATAATGCTTTCGGGCGATAAGGATTCCATTACGCAACAAGTCGCAAAAGAAATGGGCATTGATACCGCAAAAGGCGGATTGTTGCCAGAAGATAAATTGAACGAAGTCGAAAAGCTGATGTCCGAAAATGACGGAAGAGTAGCCTTTATTGGAGACGGTATAAACGATGCACCAGTATTGGCAGCAAGTGATGTAGGTATTGCAATGGGTGGTTTAGGTAGCGATGTCGCCATTGAGACCGCAGATGTTATAATACAAACAGACCAACCGAGCAAAATTGCAAAAGCTATTAAAATAGGTCGTTCAACCAGAAGTATTGTATATCAAAATATTGCGCTTGCTTTTGGAGTAAAAGCTGTGGTACTTGTTTTGGGTGCTGGCGGTCTGGCGACAATGTGGGAAGCTGTATTTGCGGATGTGGGAGTGGCTTTGTTGGCTATTTTAAACGCTGTGCGATTGCAGAAGATGAAATGGAAATAA